One stretch of Gambusia affinis linkage group LG05, SWU_Gaff_1.0, whole genome shotgun sequence DNA includes these proteins:
- the cops7a gene encoding COP9 signalosome complex subunit 7a isoform X2: MEVEQLLSLSGSALAQAVSSLLETPGLYVFSDILELPNVRELENGPHAPVYHLLNLFAYGTYCDYKERAASLPELTPAQRNKLRHLSIISLASNLKCLPYSLLLQQLELKNVRELEDLLIEAVYCDIIQGKLDQRNQQVEVDCSVGRDLGPNELPNIINTLQEWCTGCEAVLCGIEEQVSRANQYRENQLKVKVQVETEVSNLQKTLKATAASPSSGPAPAGAASNQDADQPAEPRDPASSQEPRQPGKKASKVKGLRGSGKIWSKSN; encoded by the exons ATGGAGGTGGAGCAGCTTCTGTCTCTGTCAGGCTCGGCGCTGGCTCAGGCTGTCAGCTCTCTGCTGGAGACTCCTGGCCTCTACGTTTTCTCTGACATCTTGGAGCTGCCTAATGTCAGAGAG CTGGAGAATGGCCCTCATGCGCCGGTGTATCACCTGCTGAACCTCTTCGCCTATGGAACCTACTGCGACTACAAAg AGAGAGCGGCGTCTCTTCCAGAGCTGACTCCAGCTCAGAGAAACAAACTCCGTCATCTGTCCATCATCAGCCTGGCTTCCAACCTCAAG TGCCTGCCATActcgctgctgctgcagcagctcgaGCTGAAGAATGTGCGGGAGCTGGAAGACCTGCTGATCGAGGCCGTCTACTGCGACATCATCCAGGGGAAACTGGACCAGAGGAACCAGCAGGTGGAGGTGGATTGCAGCGTCGGCCGCGATCTCGGCCCCAACGAGCTCCCAAACATAATCAACACACTGCAGGAGTG GTGTACAGGCTGTGAGGCGGTTCTGTGCGGTATCGAGGAGCAGGTCTCGAGGGCGAACCAGTACAGAGAGAACCAGCTAAAGGTTAAAGTCCAAGTGGAAACAGAG GTGTCAAACCTACAAAAGACGTTAAAGGCCACCGCTGCGTCTCCGTCCTCAGGCCCCGCCCCCGCCGGAGCAGCGTCCAATCAGGATGCGGATCAGCCAGCCGAGCCTCGGGACCCCGCCTCCTCTCAGGAACCACGACAGCCGGGCAAGAAGGCTTCAAAGGTCAAAGG GCTGCGTGGGAGCGGAAAGATCTGGTCCAAGTCCAACTGA
- the cops7a gene encoding COP9 signalosome complex subunit 7a isoform X1, producing MEVEQLLSLSGSALAQAVSSLLETPGLYVFSDILELPNVRELENGPHAPVYHLLNLFAYGTYCDYKERAASLPELTPAQRNKLRHLSIISLASNLKCLPYSLLLQQLELKNVRELEDLLIEAVYCDIIQGKLDQRNQQVEVDCSVGRDLGPNELPNIINTLQEWCTGCEAVLCGIEEQVSRANQYRENQLKVKVQVETEVSNLQKTLKATAASPSSGPAPAGAASNQDADQPAEPRDPASSQEPRQPGKKASKVKGLKAQNNNEDQTKH from the exons ATGGAGGTGGAGCAGCTTCTGTCTCTGTCAGGCTCGGCGCTGGCTCAGGCTGTCAGCTCTCTGCTGGAGACTCCTGGCCTCTACGTTTTCTCTGACATCTTGGAGCTGCCTAATGTCAGAGAG CTGGAGAATGGCCCTCATGCGCCGGTGTATCACCTGCTGAACCTCTTCGCCTATGGAACCTACTGCGACTACAAAg AGAGAGCGGCGTCTCTTCCAGAGCTGACTCCAGCTCAGAGAAACAAACTCCGTCATCTGTCCATCATCAGCCTGGCTTCCAACCTCAAG TGCCTGCCATActcgctgctgctgcagcagctcgaGCTGAAGAATGTGCGGGAGCTGGAAGACCTGCTGATCGAGGCCGTCTACTGCGACATCATCCAGGGGAAACTGGACCAGAGGAACCAGCAGGTGGAGGTGGATTGCAGCGTCGGCCGCGATCTCGGCCCCAACGAGCTCCCAAACATAATCAACACACTGCAGGAGTG GTGTACAGGCTGTGAGGCGGTTCTGTGCGGTATCGAGGAGCAGGTCTCGAGGGCGAACCAGTACAGAGAGAACCAGCTAAAGGTTAAAGTCCAAGTGGAAACAGAG GTGTCAAACCTACAAAAGACGTTAAAGGCCACCGCTGCGTCTCCGTCCTCAGGCCCCGCCCCCGCCGGAGCAGCGTCCAATCAGGATGCGGATCAGCCAGCCGAGCCTCGGGACCCCGCCTCCTCTCAGGAACCACGACAGCCGGGCAAGAAGGCTTCAAAGGTCAAAGG GCTTAAAGCACAGAACAACAATGAAGATCAAACCAAGCACTAA
- the si:ch73-86n18.1 gene encoding perlucin-like protein: protein MNPVAASVIFALLGLLVPEIACQEPKTPEEEVAFLKVRLDLMKDRYRLLCNQYANMADNCSAPAITCTECPAGWLQVGDQCFHMSTDRHNFSSSAEKCRETGAQLAMLTTREQHDAVEKEGRRIAGFHIYYWIGLSDSVTEGDWRWMDNSPLKTSFWSVHRSEPDNNQSQGPEGEDCAVVDSYTQSWYDVPCEFEYPRVCQKAATPLL from the exons ATGAATCCTGTGGCCG CCTCCGTCATCTTTGCTCTTCTGGGCCTGCTGGTTCCTGAAATCGCCTGTCAGGAACCAAAGACCCCTGAGGAAGAGGTGGCCTTTCTGAAAGTGAGGCTCGATTTGATGAAGGATCGCTACAGGCTGCTGTGTAACCAGTACGCCAATATGGCCGACAACTGCTCAGCTCCAG CCATAACCTGCACAGAGTGTCCAGCTGGATGGCTGCAGGTGGGAGACCAGTGCTTCCACATGAGCACCGACAGGCACAACTTCTCCTCCAGCGCTGAAAAATGTAGAGAGACAGGAGCCCAGCTCGCCATGTTGACCACCAGAGAACAGCAT GACGCAGTGGAAAAAGAAGGCAGGAGGATCGCAGGGTTTCACATTTACTACTGGATCGGACTGAGTGACAGTGTAACTGAAGGAGACTGGAGATGGATGGACAACTCACCACTAAAAACTTc gttCTGGAGTGTTcacagatcagaaccagacaaCAATCAATCCCAGGGTCCTGAGGGAGAGGACTGTGCGGTGGTGGACAGCTACACTCAGAGCTGGTACGACGTGCCCTGTGAATTTGAGTATCCTCGAGTCTGTCAGAAGGCCGCCACGCCGCTGCTATAA